The window TTCACCACCCAGGCCCTGACGTACCGGAGCAGCACGTCGAGCGGCGGGGGCTTCATCGACCACCAGCTCGCCACCAACGAGATGATTGCGAGCTACGTCCCCAGCTCCGCCGTCGTCATCCAGCCGTCCATCACCGGCTACCGGAACAACACGTCCGACCACTACCCCATCCTCAGCCGCTTCGACTTGGGACAGGGCAAGGTGCTGCGGCTCACCGCGCCCAACGGCGGCGAGGCGCTCCGCACGGGCACGACGTACGACATCACCTGGCAGTCGAACGGACTCGACACGGTGCGGCTGCGCTACTCGCTGGACAACGGGCAGACGTGGCTCGACATCGCCTCCTCCGTGCCCGCGGCGCCCGGACGCTACACGTGGACGGTACCAGCGGATGCCTCCAGCGGCGCGCGCGTGCAGGTGAGCGACACGCAGGACGCCGCCTTCGGCGACGCCAGTGACGGCACCTTCCTGCTGAACCGCACCGCGCCTCGGGTCTTCATCAACGAGTACCTGCCCCAGCCCCACTTCAAGCCGGGCACCACCACCGTGGACTTCGACCAGATGTTCGTGGAGCTGCTCAACACGGGGAGCACCGCCGTGGACATCAGCGGCTGGCGGATTCACGACGACGAGTCCTACAGCGGCGCGAAGCCCGCGCGGCACACCTTCCCCTCCGGCAGCGTGCTCCAGCCGGGCCAGGTCTACATCGTCTACTCGGGGGCCCCCGCCGTGCCGCCGGGCGCCACCAATGCCACCTACGCCAACGGGAATGACGGGCTGCGCTTCAACCGGGGCGTCAACGTGGGCAGCACCGGCGACTCCGTGTACCTCGTACTCCCGGACGGCACCGTGGAGGACAGCCACAGCTACGTGAACACCACCCAGGGCACCTCCTACAACCGGAGCCCGGACGCCAGCGCCACCGGCACCTGGGTGCTGCACTCCACGCTGTCCTCCAGCCTCACGGCCTCCCCCGGACAGCGCGCCAACGGCTCGGCGTTCTAGGCCAGGGCCCGTCAGGGGCGGACAGCGTCTCCCTCCGCTCCGCGCCGCGGCTGGCGCGGCGGTCAGGCGGGACGGCCGCCCCGCGTCGGCGGAGGCTGCCCGCTCCGCAGGGGCTTCCACTCGCGGAGCGTGGCCTGCCCTATATAAGGAGGGGCCGCCATGGTGGAGACGCTCACGCTGTACCGCCCGGTGGGCCTGAGGGAGGCGGAGCTCGTGCTGGCCAGCGGCTGCTCGGGGTTCCCTCCCCGGCTGCCGGACCAGCCCATCTTCTACCCCGTCATGAACGCGGACTACGCGCGGCAGATTGCCCGCGACTGGAATGCGCCGGACGCGGGCTCGGGGCATGTGGGCTTCGTCACCGCGTTCGACGTGGACGCGGCGTACCTCTCCCGCTTCACCGTGCGGACGGTGGGGGGCCGGGGACATCAGGAGCTGTGGGTGCCGGCGGAGGAGCTGGCGGAGTTCAACTCGCGCCTGGTTGGCCCGGTGCGCTTCACGGAGGCCTGGTACGGCCAGGGGTACCGGGGGCCGGACTCGCCACTGGGGCCGCTGGCGTCGCAGCTGGGGGCCCTGCACGCGCGCGCGGGTGGGTCCGACGCCCGGCTCCAGGAGCTGCTCCAGGCCTGTCCGGCCGTGGTCCTCTTCAATGCGGGCTGGTGGGAGGCCACCCCGGCCCGGGTACAGGAAGTGGCGGAGGACGTGCGGGCCGGGCTCCTGGACCGGGTGCGCGCGGCCTGGGCGGCCAGCTTCCCGACGTGGCCCCTGCCCGGCCAGGGTCCGCGGGCCGCGGGGGCCGCTTCCACTTGAGTGGAACCAGCCACCCTGCTCCCACTTGAGTGGGAGCAGCCCGGCCTCGGAGGCCCTCACTCCCACTCAAGTGGGAGCAGCCCTGCCCGGAAGGTTTCACTTCCACTTGAGTGGAACCGACCCCGGGCCCTCACCTCCGCACGTGCAGAAGCAGCCCCCGGCCGAATCGTTGGAGGCCATAAAGCCGCCCCCCGACAATCAATTCCCCCTCGGGGGCTCAAGAAATCGCCTGGTCGTCGTTCCAGCCGACGACCCAGATTGCGAGCACGCTCCGTATTCCTTTTTGAGAGGGTGACGGACGGCCGGGCACGACGCCCGGACCTGCTCGCCGGGACGGAGAGTCCGTGCTGCCAGGAAACGATCGGTCCGTCTTGGAGGCCTTCCGCCAAGGGGAGGCCACCGTCCTCACGCAGGTGTACCGCGCGTATTCGCCGGAGGTGCTGCGCTACCTCTCGCGGAAGTTCGCGGTGGGCGGGGAAGGCGGGACGCGGACCGTGGCGCTCTCCGCGTTGGACCTGGACGCGGCACACCAGGAGACCTTCGTCCGGGCCTTCCGCCCCAACATGCGGCAGGCCTATGACGGAGTCCGCCCCTACCTGGGCTTCCTCCTCACGGTGGCGCGCTCGACGGCCATCGACCTGATGCGGGCGTCGGGGCGCGTGTCGCGCGAGGCCATCCCCATGGACGACGCGCCGGAGCTGAGCCACCTGCCCACCGAGGGTCGCAGCCCGGAGGAGGAGGCGCTGGGGACGGAGGTCCGCACGCTGGTGCGCCGCTTCCTGGACGCGCTGCCCGAAGAGGGGCGCGCCCTGGCGCAGCTTCGCTTCGTGGAAGGGTT of the Pyxidicoccus xibeiensis genome contains:
- a CDS encoding RNA polymerase sigma factor: MEAFRQGEATVLTQVYRAYSPEVLRYLSRKFAVGGEGGTRTVALSALDLDAAHQETFVRAFRPNMRQAYDGVRPYLGFLLTVARSTAIDLMRASGRVSREAIPMDDAPELSHLPTEGRSPEEEALGTEVRTLVRRFLDALPEEGRALAQLRFVEGLSQESAAEQLRLTRGEVRVRERRLRTQFTEHLKASGWLEASAEPGRMELGVLLASLALCAIGSMPS